A stretch of the Candidatus Kapaibacterium sp. genome encodes the following:
- a CDS encoding translocation/assembly module TamB domain-containing protein encodes MVDKTIDKKPKGKFGTYVKRIILIFLLFIIIVPITIITLAQFEFFRSYALKTILGYVNDELIAEIHAKDLRISLTKGLTIYSASLYTDGDTLAYVDEINLKFDISSLLQSKVSVNYLKLTNPTIKLLRNSKDSLWNYDKIAKPSDTPSDTTPSNWHISVDKLIMENAFFIMYDSTLVEDTGKKIDFNHMAYESLNMEARAEAILDKNTFRLKMKSMSAKELFSGLTFENLAFDAKVSPDELTIDNLDFKSAEYKIDGDLKMTNYNVFGIEEPILDSAHFDIDIEVKQIDQRFIEYFSELPITITGKQDINIESTGNLNNLKIANLYYDNGESNINASGTLYGLIDSDNFAYELNLDNSMIQRANLIQMLPDMALSELPQFGIVQFDELFVKGSADSVFANMNLKSNLGNVKGSAGLNFARALIYSANVQFTHLNLAKILNNPQYLSDLNGSAKVTGRGTEISTIWATGDMQLGQSKFLGNDIKDLALKFNADGNSQIVIENLQANLHRSSISSDDFSEFDIFDDSFMHVTATGSVNLSNIDNPSYKLDAKFESLSFAKLMDNPTLPTHLTGTATIEGIGIHPDSLAGKYNIQLNEILFTDRALMPFGIDLEINKYEDRNELVLNSDFFDATFSGQYNLGELIDVLAYQGTYLGDFINAKVMSLDPDLREVQDTTMIFELEKIASFPTINGRFNAVVKDISPMNAFIQDMNLFSKMEINMQVMSSDSSLSVFIDTLKIDYLDINLPEININLRDIEMDGRLVSNLKDSLPVFEYFDLKVRQNGISKMSDITIDRFNVDLRFDGEDINFKVLTAINGNMGVVSNGKIAIADERLRFSIDSLQFFYENTFSWHSKEPIVIETYENTIDIKKFVIGRGEAEHIEIVGAKKGDDLDNIMITVFNFPVQDIMMFADADMKQQFSTLKFNIDSMRISITNDVFSPIIKTELYSDSISINNQYIGTLKGDFLYDKDNITGTAQLFHELGDEPIELMNLQINYLPIYIGLDSLTGEQQRQKKSDIVLTTQSFPLEFLSPFVPGLSDIRGRADINLKLGGILHEKPVYSGKIKTKAIRFRVDAINMEYNAMTEIYIDNSRISIVDLKLQNVNYDARFGRLGKAEVLGFIDLDDKFQPTMIDVSITADRLLVLNDNTSLSMPDLYGDFIISTDANPIHFSGTLQKPNLSGDINVIYAELSMPLLEKKQKVRTQLEYEVIDSVHRIRTITRPDTMTVEEVVESDFQKIGSVSEQSIADLINYDLRIKILGQFTVLMDMNLLGELYAEVGTRDRNTQLIYQKNRDSDEARLYGDVIVKENSTLKFFKQFRTSGSIQFPTGSIENPSLNLEASHSGTMIEDGDNRRFEVRMKITGTKDLPIIKFTYFVDGVEATGSEEQINENALFLLVMGRTKTGTDAASNDLLTEGMTSSFTNFANKALTEMLMTTGVISSAELDFAGNSASFEQANLRISGQILGGISWTIGGTIADLSANNEISIDIPASEFLSNPFWSNFILQVTKATTQNTTIITQDAKNWEVKIKFGNSW; translated from the coding sequence ATGGTAGATAAAACTATAGATAAAAAACCAAAAGGTAAATTCGGCACATACGTGAAACGGATAATTCTAATCTTTTTGTTGTTTATAATTATTGTGCCTATCACAATTATCACATTAGCACAATTCGAGTTTTTTCGTTCTTATGCCCTAAAGACTATTCTGGGATATGTGAATGATGAACTGATAGCCGAAATCCATGCGAAAGACTTGAGAATAAGTCTGACAAAGGGATTGACGATATATTCGGCGTCGCTTTATACTGATGGCGATACATTAGCATACGTAGATGAAATCAACCTTAAGTTCGATATATCATCTTTGCTCCAGAGCAAAGTTTCCGTAAATTATCTCAAGTTGACCAACCCAACAATCAAACTACTACGTAATTCGAAGGACAGCCTTTGGAATTATGACAAAATCGCCAAGCCATCTGACACACCATCTGATACCACACCAAGCAATTGGCACATTAGCGTAGATAAGTTAATCATGGAAAACGCCTTCTTTATTATGTACGATTCTACTTTAGTAGAAGACACAGGCAAAAAGATTGATTTCAACCATATGGCATACGAATCTTTGAATATGGAGGCTCGCGCAGAAGCAATTTTGGATAAGAACACTTTCCGATTGAAAATGAAATCAATGTCGGCGAAAGAATTATTTAGCGGATTAACATTCGAAAATCTTGCTTTCGATGCAAAAGTCTCACCCGATGAACTAACTATAGATAATTTGGATTTCAAATCAGCTGAATATAAAATTGATGGTGATTTGAAAATGACAAATTATAATGTATTCGGTATTGAAGAACCGATTTTAGATTCGGCACATTTTGACATTGATATTGAAGTTAAGCAAATTGACCAAAGATTCATCGAATATTTTTCGGAATTACCAATAACAATCACAGGTAAACAAGATATTAATATCGAATCAACGGGGAATCTGAATAATCTGAAAATCGCAAATTTGTATTATGACAATGGCGAATCAAATATCAATGCAAGTGGGACTTTATATGGGTTGATAGACTCTGATAATTTCGCATACGAATTGAATCTTGACAATTCCATGATTCAAAGAGCCAATTTGATTCAGATGTTGCCCGATATGGCTCTTTCCGAACTTCCACAATTTGGGATAGTCCAATTTGACGAGTTATTTGTGAAAGGCAGTGCTGACAGCGTTTTTGCAAATATGAATCTTAAATCAAATTTGGGAAATGTGAAAGGCAGTGCCGGTTTAAATTTCGCGAGAGCTTTAATCTATTCAGCAAATGTTCAGTTTACACATCTGAATTTAGCTAAAATTTTGAATAATCCCCAATATTTGAGTGATTTGAATGGAAGCGCAAAAGTTACCGGCAGAGGCACTGAAATATCTACTATTTGGGCTACCGGAGATATGCAACTGGGGCAATCTAAGTTCTTGGGCAACGATATTAAAGACCTTGCTTTGAAATTTAATGCCGATGGAAATAGTCAGATTGTAATTGAAAATCTTCAGGCGAATTTGCATCGCTCCTCGATTTCAAGTGATGATTTTAGTGAATTTGATATTTTTGATGACAGCTTTATGCATGTTACTGCAACAGGTTCAGTAAATTTGTCGAATATTGACAATCCATCCTACAAGTTGGATGCCAAATTTGAGTCCTTGAGCTTCGCGAAATTAATGGATAATCCTACATTGCCAACACATTTAACCGGAACTGCTACAATTGAAGGCATAGGCATTCATCCAGATTCATTAGCCGGGAAATATAATATCCAATTAAATGAAATTCTTTTTACGGACAGAGCACTAATGCCATTCGGAATTGATTTGGAAATCAACAAATACGAAGACCGCAATGAGTTGGTATTGAACTCCGATTTTTTCGATGCAACTTTTTCAGGGCAATATAATCTGGGTGAACTAATTGATGTTTTAGCATATCAAGGCACTTACTTGGGTGATTTTATCAACGCTAAAGTTATGTCATTAGACCCTGATTTGCGAGAGGTGCAAGACACAACGATGATTTTTGAATTAGAAAAAATTGCTTCATTCCCGACTATTAACGGTAGATTTAACGCCGTTGTAAAGGATATTTCTCCGATGAATGCATTTATCCAAGACATGAATCTCTTCTCAAAAATGGAAATAAACATGCAGGTAATGTCGTCAGATTCATCTCTTTCAGTATTTATTGACACTTTGAAAATTGATTATTTAGACATAAATTTGCCCGAAATAAATATCAACTTACGTGACATAGAAATGGATGGGCGGCTTGTGTCAAACTTGAAAGATTCACTTCCGGTATTTGAATATTTTGATTTGAAAGTAAGACAAAATGGCATCAGCAAGATGAGTGATATTACAATTGACAGGTTCAATGTTGATTTGAGATTCGATGGAGAAGATATAAACTTTAAAGTTTTGACGGCTATAAATGGCAACATGGGTGTTGTGTCGAATGGTAAAATTGCAATAGCGGATGAAAGGTTGAGATTTAGTATTGATTCATTGCAATTCTTTTACGAAAATACATTCTCTTGGCATTCTAAAGAACCTATTGTGATTGAAACTTATGAAAATACTATTGATATAAAAAAGTTTGTCATCGGGCGTGGCGAAGCTGAACACATTGAAATTGTAGGAGCTAAAAAAGGTGATGATTTAGACAATATCATGATTACAGTATTTAATTTCCCTGTCCAAGACATTATGATGTTTGCTGATGCTGATATGAAACAACAGTTTTCAACCTTGAAATTCAATATAGATTCGATGAGAATTAGCATCACCAATGATGTTTTCAGCCCTATAATCAAAACTGAACTATATAGTGACAGCATATCGATTAATAATCAATATATAGGAACTCTCAAGGGTGATTTCCTGTATGACAAAGACAACATCACAGGAACAGCACAATTATTTCATGAATTAGGCGACGAACCAATAGAGTTAATGAATTTGCAAATCAATTATTTACCGATATACATAGGACTCGATTCATTAACCGGCGAACAGCAAAGGCAAAAGAAAAGTGATATTGTTCTTACGACGCAATCATTCCCATTAGAATTTTTATCGCCTTTTGTCCCGGGTTTGAGCGATATACGCGGTAGAGCCGACATCAATTTAAAACTTGGAGGCATTTTGCATGAAAAACCTGTTTATTCGGGTAAAATTAAGACCAAAGCAATCAGATTCAGAGTAGATGCCATTAATATGGAATATAACGCTATGACTGAGATTTATATAGATAATTCGCGAATTTCGATAGTTGACTTGAAGCTGCAGAACGTTAATTATGATGCCAGATTCGGTAGGCTCGGCAAAGCCGAAGTATTGGGATTTATAGATTTAGACGATAAATTCCAGCCAACGATGATAGACGTTTCGATAACTGCCGATAGATTGCTCGTGCTAAACGACAATACATCATTGAGCATGCCTGATTTGTACGGTGATTTCATTATTTCGACAGATGCAAACCCGATTCATTTCTCAGGTACATTACAAAAACCAAATCTCTCGGGCGATATAAATGTCATATATGCAGAATTGTCTATGCCATTGTTAGAAAAAAAACAAAAAGTACGTACTCAATTGGAATATGAAGTGATTGATAGTGTTCATCGTATTCGTACCATAACCAGACCTGATACTATGACAGTAGAAGAAGTAGTAGAAAGCGACTTCCAAAAAATAGGTTCTGTTTCCGAACAAAGCATAGCTGATTTAATCAATTATGATTTGCGCATTAAAATCTTGGGGCAATTTACTGTACTCATGGATATGAATTTGTTGGGTGAATTATATGCCGAAGTTGGAACTCGCGACCGAAATACTCAATTAATATATCAAAAAAATAGAGATTCCGACGAAGCAAGACTATATGGAGACGTTATTGTAAAAGAGAATTCGACCTTAAAGTTTTTCAAACAATTCAGAACATCAGGGTCAATACAATTCCCTACAGGTTCGATTGAAAATCCATCGCTTAATTTGGAAGCATCACATTCGGGCACTATGATTGAAGACGGTGATAACCGCAGATTTGAGGTAAGGATGAAAATAACCGGAACGAAAGATTTACCCATTATCAAATTTACATATTTTGTTGATGGTGTGGAAGCCACTGGTTCGGAAGAACAAATCAATGAAAATGCCTTGTTTCTGCTTGTAATGGGACGAACTAAGACCGGCACTGATGCCGCTTCCAACGACTTGCTGACTGAAGGAATGACTTCGAGTTTTACAAATTTTGCAAATAAGGCGCTGACCGAAATGTTAATGACTACCGGAGTAATCAGTAGCGCCGAGCTTGATTTCGCAGGTAACTCTGCGAGTTTCGAACAAGCGAATTTGAGAATTTCAGGTCAAATTCTCGGAGGTATCAGTTGGACTATTGGTGGTACAATCGCTGATTTGTCTGCAAATAATGAAATTTCTATTGATATTCCCGCTTCCGAATTCCTTTCCAATCCTTTTTGGTCTAATTTTATATTGCAAGTTACCAAGGCTACTACTCAAAATACTACCATAATTACTCAAGATGCCAAAAACTGGGAAGTCAAAATCAAGTTTGGAAATAGTTGGTAA
- a CDS encoding DNA/RNA non-specific endonuclease, which translates to MSKLSILTACFFILAFVKLQSQYYEIHCKHFIYGYPIGSPITNDLIIRDSYALSSNDSTKFADWVCYYLDSATINGNVSTSRVWKADPWLDDVETLEPDDYKGANAALKTDRGHQAPLANFKGNRDWHTTNYLSNITPQNSKLNQGIWKNLEELERRIVADFKEIYVMTGPLYERQMPKLPHADEEHVIPSGYWKIITSFDSNDNILVAAFIFDQINNPSQNLADYCVSVREIEARSGLDFYNLLDYHLQEMIENPNNCDWIFR; encoded by the coding sequence ATGTCGAAATTATCAATTTTAACAGCATGTTTTTTCATTTTGGCTTTCGTCAAACTTCAGTCACAATATTACGAGATTCATTGCAAGCATTTCATATATGGTTATCCGATTGGGTCGCCAATTACAAATGATTTAATTATCCGAGATTCTTACGCACTCAGTAGTAACGATTCAACAAAATTTGCCGATTGGGTGTGCTACTATCTTGATTCGGCTACAATTAACGGCAATGTTTCAACTTCGCGGGTTTGGAAAGCTGACCCTTGGCTCGATGATGTTGAAACACTCGAACCTGATGATTACAAAGGTGCGAATGCAGCATTGAAGACTGATAGGGGACACCAAGCTCCACTTGCCAATTTCAAAGGGAACCGAGATTGGCATACTACTAATTATTTATCTAATATTACTCCACAAAATTCTAAGTTGAATCAGGGTATTTGGAAAAATCTTGAAGAATTGGAAAGAAGAATTGTTGCAGATTTCAAAGAAATCTATGTCATGACCGGACCGCTTTACGAGCGACAAATGCCCAAATTGCCACATGCCGATGAAGAGCACGTAATACCAAGCGGCTATTGGAAAATCATAACCAGCTTTGATTCAAATGATAACATATTAGTTGCGGCTTTTATATTTGACCAAATAAATAATCCATCACAAAATTTAGCCGATTATTGTGTCAGTGTACGTGAAATTGAAGCTCGCTCAGGGTTAGATTTTTATAATCTATTGGATTATCATTTGCAAGAAATGATTGAGAATCCAAATAATTGCGATTGGATATTCAGATGA
- a CDS encoding isocitrate/isopropylmalate dehydrogenase family protein, with translation MKTYKIAWLPGDGIGIEVLEATKMVLDKLNFPAEYIHGDIGWEFWRSEGDALPKRTIDLLGNVDAAMFGAITSKPVKEAEQELVPELRNTGLVYRSPIVRMRQTFDLFNCFRPTKAYKGNPLNFKDDIDIVVFRENTEDLYAGVEFSPVPKELSDTLQKLSKAFSAFAHLDGDDYAISCKINTKNGCEKIIRTAFEFAKEHGRKKVTVVHKANVVRATDGMFLEMGKKIAAEYPEIQFDEGNIDAMTMWLLKNPERYDVLVAPNLYGDIISDLCAQMVGGLGFACSGNIGKKLAVFEPTHGSAPKYAGEYKVNPIATILAAKLMLDWLGEKDMAAKVEKAVAQVVEEGKVRTYDMGGSATTLEMAHAIADCI, from the coding sequence ATGAAAACTTACAAAATAGCATGGTTACCGGGCGATGGCATCGGTATAGAAGTGTTAGAAGCCACGAAAATGGTCTTAGACAAATTGAATTTCCCTGCTGAGTATATCCACGGAGATATTGGATGGGAATTTTGGCGTTCCGAAGGAGATGCATTACCCAAACGTACAATTGATTTGCTCGGAAATGTCGACGCCGCAATGTTTGGAGCAATTACCTCGAAACCGGTCAAAGAAGCCGAACAAGAATTAGTTCCCGAATTACGCAACACAGGATTGGTTTACAGGTCGCCGATTGTCCGCATGAGACAAACTTTCGACCTGTTTAATTGCTTCCGCCCTACTAAAGCTTACAAAGGCAATCCACTGAATTTCAAAGACGATATTGACATCGTTGTCTTCCGGGAAAACACAGAGGATTTGTACGCCGGCGTTGAATTTAGCCCTGTACCGAAAGAACTTTCAGATACTTTACAAAAGTTGAGCAAAGCATTTTCGGCTTTTGCCCATTTGGATGGCGACGATTACGCAATTTCATGTAAAATCAACACAAAAAACGGTTGCGAAAAAATCATCAGAACAGCATTTGAATTTGCTAAAGAACACGGACGCAAAAAAGTAACTGTCGTTCACAAAGCAAATGTTGTTCGTGCAACTGACGGCATGTTTTTGGAAATGGGAAAAAAAATTGCAGCCGAATATCCTGAGATTCAATTTGACGAGGGCAACATAGACGCAATGACTATGTGGTTGCTAAAAAACCCAGAAAGATATGACGTGCTCGTTGCACCCAATCTTTACGGTGATATAATTTCCGACTTGTGCGCTCAAATGGTTGGCGGATTAGGCTTTGCATGTTCGGGAAATATCGGGAAAAAATTAGCAGTATTCGAGCCAACTCACGGTTCGGCTCCTAAATATGCGGGTGAGTACAAAGTAAACCCAATTGCTACAATTTTAGCGGCGAAATTAATGCTTGATTGGTTAGGCGAAAAGGATATGGCAGCCAAAGTCGAAAAAGCTGTCGCACAAGTAGTCGAAGAAGGCAAAGTACGGACTTATGATATGGGTGGCAGTGCAACTACATTAGAAATGGCGCACGCAATTGCTGATTGCATCTAA
- a CDS encoding c-type cytochrome, whose amino-acid sequence MEFLDKLVIPQPDYNLNLLNYFLILGLTIFLAYSGVLFGSMTLSVYFRNKSKKATDNNAKLSRDYADLITDNWIYSFGLGIVPLLSIIFIYTQLLHKQPVAIVTYLALAFLFYLISVLLVHKYKKSLHLSLLFSALKNKVGESDEVSAEIESLNHSTNTTKGMTGTWSVVLLFISMWIFVGAVTFAMNPDSWWYGNSLTVLFSTASILKFLQFITAALAFTAVSFVFRNLYWDAERKNYAEEYAEYAKNFNLWLALVAGLILPLFIVASLFIIPKTSLNPQIFAAILLSLLLLLVILQQIYLVLKGNKNSYIRYAFYSFIVVFFLMAFIDKAAFSVGNRAHVLVLDKEYKVHKEEFLASLGIEAAPIDGEEIYTGRCAACHREEDSPLAPAHKSIIQKYLDQADPLAALVQFIQNPKPVNPQWPPMPNQGLTPQEAKAVSEYLLEKYSTK is encoded by the coding sequence ATGGAATTTTTGGACAAACTTGTTATACCGCAACCCGATTATAATTTGAACCTATTGAATTATTTTCTGATTCTCGGGTTGACGATTTTTCTTGCTTATTCGGGAGTCTTATTCGGCAGCATGACATTGTCGGTATATTTCCGAAACAAGAGTAAAAAAGCAACTGATAATAATGCAAAATTATCGCGTGATTATGCAGATTTGATAACCGATAACTGGATTTATTCCTTCGGTCTCGGGATTGTTCCGCTATTATCAATCATTTTCATTTATACTCAATTGCTTCATAAGCAACCTGTGGCAATCGTCACATATCTGGCATTGGCATTCTTGTTTTATCTAATATCGGTATTACTGGTTCATAAATATAAAAAATCGTTACATCTGAGCCTATTATTTTCAGCTTTGAAAAATAAAGTTGGCGAAAGTGACGAAGTGTCTGCCGAGATTGAATCTTTGAATCATTCCACTAACACTACCAAAGGAATGACAGGCACATGGTCAGTGGTATTGTTGTTTATTAGCATGTGGATATTTGTCGGAGCAGTTACATTTGCTATGAATCCTGATTCGTGGTGGTATGGAAACTCATTGACAGTATTATTTTCGACAGCATCAATTTTGAAATTTTTACAATTTATTACTGCGGCTTTAGCATTTACCGCAGTTTCATTTGTCTTCAGAAATTTATATTGGGATGCCGAAAGAAAGAATTACGCAGAAGAATATGCCGAGTATGCTAAGAATTTTAATCTATGGTTAGCATTAGTAGCCGGATTGATTTTGCCACTTTTCATTGTTGCATCATTATTCATTATACCCAAAACTTCGCTAAATCCGCAAATATTTGCTGCTATTTTATTGAGCCTTCTACTATTGTTGGTAATCCTCCAACAAATTTACTTAGTCCTAAAAGGCAATAAGAATAGCTACATCAGATATGCATTTTATTCATTCATAGTCGTATTTTTCTTGATGGCATTTATTGACAAAGCTGCTTTCAGCGTAGGAAATAGAGCACACGTACTTGTTCTTGACAAAGAGTACAAAGTGCATAAAGAAGAATTTCTGGCAAGTCTCGGAATCGAAGCTGCACCGATTGATGGCGAGGAAATTTATACCGGAAGATGTGCCGCGTGCCATCGCGAGGAGGATTCTCCTTTAGCTCCGGCTCATAAGAGTATCATTCAAAAATATTTAGACCAAGCTGACCCTTTGGCAGCATTGGTGCAATTTATACAAAATCCTAAGCCTGTCAATCCGCAATGGCCCCCGATGCCAAATCAAGGTTTGACGCCGCAGGAAGCCAAAGCTGTTTCTGAATATTTGCTCGAGAAGTATTCAACTAAGTAA
- a CDS encoding protoheme IX farnesyltransferase, which translates to MSKEEINNISGIIRSKIEILAELSKVKITFFVAISGTVGYILAGGSVGFEMLMTLLGIFILSCGSSAFNHVQEVKTDALMIRTKNRPLPQQKMSVSESAAWALAMVMSGLLILIVFTNPLATLLGIAALISYNLMYTPLKKLTAFAIFPGSIVGALPPAIGWVAAGGGIADPKLMSLMVFFFVWQIPHFWFLMLIYDNDYRRAGFPTPSRYFSNEQLKRITFVWIGALAASCMMIPFFGVTHSVFTNLLLLLAGGILLWRTRSLVVKLEKQFNLKLAFVDINVYVLFVVVLLSVDKFIN; encoded by the coding sequence ATGTCTAAAGAAGAAATAAATAATATAAGCGGAATCATTAGGTCGAAAATCGAAATTCTTGCCGAATTGAGCAAAGTTAAGATAACCTTTTTTGTTGCCATATCCGGCACGGTAGGTTATATACTTGCAGGTGGCTCGGTAGGATTTGAAATGCTCATGACTTTGCTTGGCATTTTCATTCTCTCTTGTGGTTCATCAGCTTTTAACCATGTGCAAGAAGTCAAAACTGATGCTCTGATGATTCGAACTAAGAATCGTCCTTTGCCTCAGCAAAAAATGAGTGTCAGCGAATCTGCTGCATGGGCTTTAGCTATGGTGATGTCAGGATTATTGATTTTGATTGTCTTCACAAATCCTCTGGCGACTCTTCTTGGCATAGCGGCACTTATTTCTTACAATCTCATGTACACACCGCTCAAAAAGCTGACCGCATTTGCAATTTTCCCGGGTTCGATTGTTGGAGCATTGCCTCCTGCAATTGGCTGGGTTGCAGCAGGTGGCGGCATTGCTGACCCCAAGTTAATGTCATTGATGGTCTTTTTCTTTGTGTGGCAAATTCCGCATTTTTGGTTCTTGATGCTCATTTATGATAATGATTATCGCCGAGCGGGATTTCCGACTCCATCGAGATATTTTTCTAATGAGCAATTAAAGCGCATTACCTTTGTTTGGATTGGAGCATTGGCTGCATCGTGCATGATGATACCATTCTTTGGTGTTACTCATAGCGTATTTACAAATTTGCTTTTGCTTTTAGCGGGTGGAATTTTGCTCTGGAGAACTCGCTCACTTGTTGTAAAATTGGAAAAGCAATTCAATTTAAAACTTGCTTTTGTTGATATAAATGTTTATGTATTATTTGTAGTTGTTTTACTTTCAGTTGATAAATTCATTAATTGA
- the coxB gene encoding cytochrome c oxidase subunit II, whose amino-acid sequence MLETASDYAQNVDFVMLLIVGISVVLLLGITFAMIYFVFRYSRKRNPVAKQIHGHVLLEIIWIVIPTIIVMIMFWYGYEGYQKLRADSEGAYEVKVYGFMWGWNFEYPNGKKTDTLYIPLSQKTKLVMTSRDVLHSLYIPAFRLKEDLIGGISTFIILEPSKTGSFDIACAEYCGLNHSRMYTKLHVLEDSEFDKWLLIGMPEEEIKDETETDSVTPQDSVKAEVIAK is encoded by the coding sequence ATGTTAGAAACTGCATCAGATTATGCTCAAAATGTAGATTTTGTAATGCTTTTGATTGTTGGCATCTCAGTTGTGCTATTATTAGGCATTACCTTTGCCATGATTTATTTTGTTTTTCGCTACAGTAGAAAAAGAAATCCTGTTGCCAAACAAATTCATGGGCACGTATTACTCGAAATTATTTGGATTGTTATACCTACTATTATTGTTATGATAATGTTTTGGTATGGTTACGAAGGTTACCAAAAACTTCGAGCCGATTCGGAGGGCGCTTACGAAGTAAAAGTTTATGGTTTTATGTGGGGATGGAATTTCGAATATCCTAATGGCAAAAAAACCGACACCTTATACATTCCTTTGAGCCAAAAAACTAAGCTTGTAATGACTTCGAGAGATGTTTTGCACAGTTTATATATTCCGGCTTTCAGGCTCAAAGAGGACCTTATAGGCGGGATAAGCACATTCATTATACTCGAGCCTTCCAAAACAGGGTCCTTCGACATTGCTTGCGCCGAATATTGCGGTTTGAATCATTCCAGAATGTACACTAAGCTGCACGTTCTCGAGGATAGCGAATTCGACAAATGGCTTCTGATTGGAATGCCTGAAGAAGAAATTAAAGATGAAACTGAAACAGATTCCGTTACACCGCAAGATTCTGTTAAAGCAGAAGTTATTGCAAAATAG
- a CDS encoding cytochrome C oxidase subunit IV family protein gives MSYTDTNEGKIAHAHDPRYGINVMIWITLLSLTVITIAIAGLDLGNYTLLVAMFIAAIKSGFVINYFMHIKFEDLLFKLFIAGVIMVLLVIFVLTALDVFLR, from the coding sequence ATGTCATATACAGATACAAATGAAGGCAAAATAGCTCACGCTCATGACCCAAGATATGGAATCAATGTTATGATTTGGATTACTCTACTTTCGTTGACGGTAATCACAATTGCGATTGCAGGATTAGATTTGGGGAATTACACTCTTTTGGTTGCAATGTTTATAGCTGCAATCAAATCCGGTTTCGTAATCAACTACTTCATGCACATTAAGTTTGAAGATTTGTTATTTAAGTTGTTTATTGCCGGAGTGATTATGGTTCTTTTAGTGATTTTTGTTTTGACAGCATTGGACGTATTCTTAAGATAA
- a CDS encoding cytochrome c oxidase subunit 3 family protein: MSTNSTTNATHGEEHGHEHVHDLRDDYGSKLGMWLFLFTELILFGGLFLLYMAYRYQYFPEFQLSAKSLKIWMGGLNTIILLTSSLTMVLSIVALQRRKIKASIYWLITTIVFAFGFLVVKYFEWSDKFAHGIFPGGEELALKSQGEKVFYGLYFTMTGLHGLHVIIGMIILGFILVFIVKGKVSPDRFALIENGGLYWHLVDLIWIFLFPLFYLLH, from the coding sequence AGAGGAACACGGACACGAGCATGTTCATGACTTGAGAGACGACTACGGCTCCAAGCTTGGTATGTGGCTGTTCCTTTTTACCGAACTTATTTTATTCGGCGGATTGTTTTTGCTCTATATGGCTTATAGATATCAGTATTTTCCGGAATTTCAGCTTTCAGCAAAAAGCCTAAAGATATGGATGGGCGGCTTAAATACTATCATTCTGCTTACAAGTAGTTTGACTATGGTATTGTCCATCGTAGCTTTGCAACGTCGCAAAATTAAAGCATCAATTTATTGGCTAATTACGACGATAGTTTTTGCTTTTGGATTCCTTGTGGTGAAATATTTTGAGTGGTCCGATAAATTTGCACACGGAATTTTCCCGGGTGGCGAAGAGTTAGCACTCAAATCGCAAGGCGAGAAAGTTTTTTACGGATTATACTTTACTATGACAGGCTTGCATGGGCTTCACGTTATTATTGGGATGATTATTCTTGGATTTATTTTGGTTTTCATTGTCAAAGGCAAGGTCAGCCCCGATAGATTTGCTCTCATCGAAAACGGTGGACTTTATTGGCACCTTGTTGACTTAATTTGGATTTTCCTTTTCCCATTATTTTATTTATTGCACTAA